The following coding sequences are from one Prochlorococcus sp. MIT 0604 window:
- a CDS encoding class II fumarate hydratase: MTKNFRIEKDSMGTIEVPIEALWGAQTQRSIKNFSIGEELIPIELIYSLTLIKKAASIANFNLGLMDKRKKDLIVEACTEILDGLHDSQFPLKVWQTGSGTQTNMNVNEVISNIAALKTNSELGSHQPIHPNDDVNKSQSTNDTFPAAIQISVVNEIIKNLVPTIRELTKSLDKKSEQWKDLIKIGRTHFQDAVPLTFGQEISGWSEQLKDAENAIIISLNELYFLPLGGTAVGTGINCPKGFCEESIKSISDDTNLMFYKSKNNFSIMASHDRLAQVMSQIKILAGALFKISNDIKILSSGPRSGIYELIIPQNEPGSSIMPGKVNPTQCEALSMVCTQIMGLEYAVSMANSSGTLQMNEYKPLIGFNILTSLKLLKNVIENFRINLVDGMEPNQKKMKLNLENSLMLVTAIVPKVGYEKAAKIANLAFKESLNLKEATLKLGYLNEDEFDEAMNINSMI; the protein is encoded by the coding sequence ATGACAAAAAACTTTAGGATTGAAAAAGATAGTATGGGAACAATAGAGGTTCCCATTGAAGCTTTGTGGGGCGCTCAAACACAAAGATCGATAAAAAATTTTTCTATTGGAGAAGAATTAATTCCAATCGAATTAATTTATTCACTCACCCTCATAAAAAAAGCTGCTTCAATCGCTAATTTTAATTTAGGTTTAATGGATAAAAGAAAAAAAGATTTAATTGTAGAGGCATGTACAGAAATACTTGATGGGCTTCATGATTCACAATTTCCCTTAAAGGTTTGGCAAACAGGAAGTGGCACGCAAACAAATATGAATGTAAATGAGGTAATTTCAAATATTGCAGCATTAAAAACAAATTCAGAGCTTGGTAGTCATCAACCAATTCATCCTAATGATGATGTAAATAAATCTCAGTCAACTAATGATACTTTTCCTGCTGCTATTCAAATATCAGTTGTTAATGAAATAATCAAAAATTTAGTTCCAACGATACGAGAACTTACTAAGAGCCTTGATAAAAAAAGTGAACAATGGAAAGACCTCATAAAGATAGGAAGAACCCATTTTCAAGATGCAGTGCCCCTTACTTTTGGGCAAGAAATATCAGGATGGTCAGAGCAACTTAAAGATGCTGAGAATGCAATTATTATAAGTCTGAATGAATTGTATTTTTTACCTTTGGGAGGAACTGCAGTTGGAACAGGGATTAATTGTCCAAAAGGATTTTGTGAAGAGTCTATAAAATCAATTTCCGATGATACAAATCTAATGTTCTATAAATCGAAAAATAATTTTTCTATCATGGCCTCTCATGATCGTCTAGCTCAAGTAATGAGTCAGATAAAAATATTAGCAGGTGCATTATTTAAAATTTCAAATGATATAAAAATTCTATCTTCTGGTCCAAGATCAGGAATATATGAACTAATTATTCCTCAAAATGAACCTGGAAGTTCTATCATGCCGGGTAAAGTGAATCCAACTCAATGCGAAGCCTTATCAATGGTTTGCACTCAGATAATGGGTCTTGAATATGCAGTCTCAATGGCAAATTCTAGCGGCACTTTACAGATGAATGAATATAAGCCTCTTATTGGATTTAATATTCTCACAAGTTTAAAATTACTTAAAAATGTAATAGAAAACTTCAGAATTAATTTAGTTGATGGGATGGAACCTAATCAAAAGAAAATGAAGTTAAATTTAGAAAATTCACTAATGTTGGTTACAGCCATAGTGCCAAAAGTTGGTTATGAAAAAGCAGCTAAAATTGCAAACCTTGCCTTCAAAGAATCATTAAATTTAAAAGAGGCAACACTTAAATTAGGTTATTTAAACGAAGATGAATTTGATGAAGCAATGAATATCAATTCAATGATTTGA
- a CDS encoding TlyA family RNA methyltransferase, whose translation MIKKSRLDLYLLKSGLCETRQKAQGLILAGKVRDINGKVWDKPGQQVLFGSEFFIDSAPMFVSRGGEKLLEAFKKLEIKVKDKICIDAGISTGGFTDCLLQQGAKLVYGIDVGYGQTAWKIRNNPKVILFERTNIRNLKPNDLLSRSNELPNFVVADLSFISLKLVFKSIGNLLQGDCIEGIFLIKPQFEVGKDKVSKGGVVRNPKFHTEAIESVIYAAKNFQWNIKNLIASPLVGPAGNHEYLAWMTLGSQSNKSINSEYIQNLVKETL comes from the coding sequence ATGATTAAAAAAAGTAGATTAGACCTTTATCTTCTTAAAAGTGGTTTATGTGAAACTCGTCAAAAAGCCCAAGGGTTAATTCTTGCGGGCAAGGTTAGAGATATCAATGGAAAAGTATGGGATAAACCTGGACAACAAGTATTATTTGGATCTGAGTTTTTTATTGATTCCGCGCCTATGTTTGTATCAAGGGGCGGCGAAAAATTGTTGGAGGCATTTAAAAAACTTGAAATTAAAGTAAAAGACAAAATATGTATTGACGCAGGAATCTCTACTGGGGGATTTACTGATTGCTTATTGCAACAAGGTGCAAAGTTAGTTTATGGGATAGATGTTGGTTATGGACAAACTGCGTGGAAGATTAGAAATAACCCAAAAGTTATACTTTTTGAACGAACTAATATTAGAAATTTAAAACCTAATGATCTTTTATCTAGAAGTAATGAATTACCAAATTTTGTTGTTGCTGATTTGTCTTTTATTTCATTAAAGTTAGTTTTTAAATCTATTGGTAATTTATTACAAGGTGATTGTATTGAGGGAATTTTTTTAATTAAACCCCAATTTGAGGTAGGTAAAGATAAAGTCAGTAAAGGAGGTGTTGTTCGCAATCCTAAATTCCATACTGAGGCTATAGAGTCTGTTATCTATGCTGCTAAGAATTTCCAATGGAATATAAAGAATTTGATAGCTTCTCCGCTGGTAGGTCCTGCTGGGAATCATGAATATCTAGCTTGGATGACCTTAGGAAGTCAATCAAATAAGAGTATTAATAGTGAATATATACAAAATTTAGTAAAAGAAACTCTTTGA
- a CDS encoding aminotransferase class I/II-fold pyridoxal phosphate-dependent enzyme codes for MKKVKIPKNRIRKLKTFSLGKKSFELLSLNSQNKKLIDLCSNDYFGLSRDKDLIKAAYEISLLEGVGSGSSRFITGSRPIHKLLETELAKWLDQQKVLLFPSGFQANIAAIEALANRNSIVIADKLIHNSLLVGVKAAQARLVRFSHNNLKDLEDKIIKSNPSKNSILVVVESLYSMEGSIAPLREITEICKKNSVQLLVDEAHAIGILGPEGRGLSFNCRSDITMITGTFGKAFGSGGAFIASNSEIGEYLIQTSGAFRYTTALAPSLAAGALEGLKKILENKEWGNDLLSSAKIWKDEIIKNFSFPIQGDSHILSIIVGKEEKAIYLQKYLEENGFLAIAIRPPTVPVGQSRIRITIRRNIDFNLLKNFIAVLKEFK; via the coding sequence ATGAAAAAAGTAAAAATTCCAAAAAATAGAATCCGTAAATTAAAAACATTTTCTTTAGGTAAAAAATCATTCGAACTTTTAAGTTTAAATTCGCAAAATAAAAAACTTATAGACTTATGCAGTAATGATTATTTTGGATTAAGTAGGGACAAGGATTTAATAAAAGCTGCTTACGAAATAAGCTTGTTAGAAGGTGTTGGTTCAGGAAGCTCTAGGTTTATTACAGGTTCAAGACCAATACATAAATTATTAGAAACAGAACTTGCCAAGTGGCTTGATCAACAAAAAGTATTACTTTTCCCAAGCGGATTTCAAGCAAATATAGCCGCTATCGAGGCTTTAGCAAACAGAAATAGTATCGTCATAGCAGATAAATTGATCCATAACTCTTTATTGGTTGGAGTCAAAGCTGCTCAAGCAAGACTGGTTAGATTTTCACACAATAATTTAAAAGATTTAGAAGATAAAATTATTAAATCTAACCCTTCAAAAAATTCCATTTTAGTTGTTGTTGAATCTCTTTATAGCATGGAGGGATCAATTGCTCCGCTCAGGGAAATAACGGAAATTTGCAAAAAAAATAGTGTTCAATTATTAGTTGACGAAGCTCATGCAATTGGAATCTTGGGCCCTGAAGGCAGAGGTTTAAGTTTTAATTGTCGTTCAGATATAACTATGATTACTGGAACTTTTGGAAAAGCATTTGGAAGCGGTGGAGCTTTCATAGCTTCTAATTCAGAAATTGGTGAGTATCTTATCCAAACAAGTGGTGCATTTAGGTATACAACTGCTCTTGCACCATCTTTAGCTGCTGGAGCGCTAGAAGGTTTAAAAAAGATTTTAGAAAATAAAGAATGGGGTAATGATTTGTTATCTTCTGCGAAGATATGGAAAGATGAAATTATTAAAAATTTTAGTTTTCCAATTCAGGGAGATTCTCACATTTTATCAATTATTGTTGGCAAAGAAGAGAAGGCAATTTATCTACAAAAATATCTTGAGGAAAATGGGTTTTTAGCAATTGCGATAAGACCTCCTACTGTTCCAGTTGGGCAATCAAGAATCAGAATAACAATACGAAGGAACATAGATTTTAATCTACTAAAAAATTTCATTGCAGTATTAAAAGAGTTTAAATGA
- a CDS encoding methyltransferase domain-containing protein: MMKMDSKQWNTKIKNNFNDAAYRYCEHSNIQKFFAKKIVQFIKELNPQKKGEWIDLGSGPGILADEIEKIFSSQKVARIDFSKKMLLENKLSSKKILWDLNNDLPSEINNCSLLTSNFCIHWLNNPEKIIKNWFSKLKPGGFLIISYPTKDCFPEWKDTCRKIDIEYSGLNFLCSEELLKYFKSTEIHYSEKFSYLENFEDVYKLFKSIKNVGAQSTNCKRKTVKELKKIQKFWPKNYNNTVNLSWQIEIQIIKKI; the protein is encoded by the coding sequence ATGATGAAAATGGATAGTAAACAGTGGAATACGAAAATAAAAAATAATTTCAATGATGCTGCATATCGGTATTGCGAACATTCAAATATTCAGAAATTTTTTGCAAAAAAGATTGTTCAATTTATCAAAGAATTAAATCCCCAAAAAAAAGGTGAATGGATAGATCTAGGATCAGGACCAGGAATATTAGCTGATGAAATAGAAAAAATATTTTCTTCCCAAAAAGTAGCCAGAATTGATTTCAGCAAAAAAATGCTTCTTGAGAATAAATTATCTAGTAAAAAAATTTTATGGGATTTGAATAATGATTTACCTTCTGAAATTAATAACTGTTCTCTTTTAACATCTAACTTTTGTATCCATTGGTTAAACAACCCAGAAAAGATAATTAAAAATTGGTTTAGTAAATTAAAACCTGGAGGTTTTTTAATCATTTCTTATCCAACAAAAGATTGTTTTCCTGAATGGAAAGATACTTGTAGAAAAATTGATATTGAATATAGTGGTCTTAATTTCCTTTGCTCTGAAGAATTATTGAAATATTTCAAATCAACTGAAATTCATTATTCAGAAAAGTTTAGTTATCTTGAAAATTTTGAAGATGTATATAAGCTTTTCAAAAGCATTAAAAATGTAGGGGCACAATCAACAAATTGTAAACGCAAAACAGTGAAGGAGTTAAAAAAAATTCAAAAGTTCTGGCCAAAGAATTACAATAATACAGTTAACCTTTCATGGCAAATTGAGATTCAAATCATAAAGAAAATATGA
- the purB gene encoding adenylosuccinate lyase, giving the protein MIERYTLPEMGKIWTDSAKFQSWLKVEIAACEANFSLGKIPENAMKEIRSNAKFDESRITEIEKEVKHDVIAFLTSVNEFVGDSGRYIHVGMTSSDVLDTGLSLQLKDSCKLLLEEIENLENEVRLLARKHKNTLMIGRSHAIHGEPISFGFKLAGWLAEIIRNKKRLLTLKESVAIGQISGAMGTYANTNPKVEQITCDLLGLKPDTASTQVISRDRHAEYVQTIALVGASLDRFATEIRNLQRTDVLEVEEGFTKGQKGSSAMPHKRNPIRSERVSGLARILRSYVVTALENVPLWHERDISHSSNERIMLPDVSICLHFMLREMKDIVSNLQVYPKNMLKNLNIYGGVIFSQKVLLLLVEKGLSREKAYSLVQKNAHHAWNTENGNFKQNIERDNEIIDLIDQSDLEECFNPSIHLNNLSVIWEKLGI; this is encoded by the coding sequence GTGATCGAGCGTTACACATTACCCGAAATGGGGAAAATCTGGACTGATAGCGCAAAATTCCAGAGTTGGCTTAAAGTTGAAATAGCTGCATGTGAAGCAAATTTTTCCCTGGGAAAAATTCCTGAGAATGCCATGAAAGAGATACGTTCAAATGCAAAGTTTGATGAATCTAGAATTACAGAAATTGAGAAAGAAGTTAAACATGATGTCATAGCATTTCTTACAAGCGTTAATGAATTTGTAGGAGATTCTGGAAGATATATACATGTTGGTATGACCAGTAGTGATGTACTTGATACTGGCTTATCTCTTCAGTTAAAAGATTCTTGCAAATTGTTATTAGAAGAAATTGAGAACCTAGAAAATGAAGTCAGATTATTAGCAAGGAAGCATAAAAATACCTTAATGATTGGCAGATCTCATGCAATTCATGGGGAGCCAATTTCCTTCGGTTTTAAACTTGCTGGATGGTTAGCAGAAATAATAAGGAACAAAAAAAGATTGTTAACACTGAAAGAATCTGTAGCTATTGGACAAATAAGTGGTGCAATGGGAACTTACGCTAATACGAATCCCAAAGTAGAACAAATAACTTGTGATTTACTCGGCTTAAAGCCAGATACAGCAAGTACGCAGGTCATATCGAGAGACAGGCATGCAGAATATGTTCAAACTATTGCACTAGTTGGCGCTTCTCTAGATAGATTCGCGACTGAAATAAGAAATTTACAAAGAACTGATGTTTTAGAAGTTGAGGAGGGCTTTACAAAAGGGCAAAAAGGAAGTTCTGCCATGCCTCATAAAAGAAATCCTATTCGAAGTGAAAGAGTAAGCGGTTTAGCAAGAATTTTGAGGAGTTACGTCGTAACAGCACTGGAAAATGTTCCACTTTGGCACGAAAGAGATATAAGCCATAGTTCAAATGAACGTATCATGTTACCTGACGTATCAATCTGTTTGCATTTTATGCTCAGGGAAATGAAAGATATAGTAAGCAATTTGCAAGTTTATCCAAAAAATATGCTCAAAAATTTAAATATATATGGTGGTGTAATCTTTAGTCAGAAAGTTTTACTTTTGCTTGTAGAGAAAGGGTTGTCTAGAGAAAAAGCTTATAGCTTAGTACAAAAAAATGCGCATCATGCTTGGAATACCGAAAATGGGAATTTCAAACAAAATATAGAGAGAGATAATGAAATAATAGATTTAATTGATCAAAGTGACTTAGAAGAATGTTTTAATCCTTCAATTCATCTCAATAATTTAAGTGTAATATGGGAGAAGTTAGGTATATAG
- a CDS encoding RNA helicase, whose amino-acid sequence MLNLEEYFPFPLDDFQLEAIRAINSGNSVVLTAPTGSGKTLIGEFAIYRGLSHDSRVFYTTPLKALSNQKFRDFANQYGENKVGLLTGDISINREAPILVMTTEIFRNMLYGEFDEFDDPLENLESVILDECHYMNDPQRGTVWEETIIHCPSRTQIIALSATIANSDQLQNWIEKVHGPTVLINSDKRPVPLDFIFCSVKGLHPLLNNKGNGIHPNCKIWRAPKGQKIRGKVGRIMQPKSPSIGFVVSKLAERNMLPAIYFIFSRRGCDKAIENIKDLTLVSYSEASMISQKLDVYLKNNQEAIKDKSQCEALKRGIASHHAGLLPAWKELVEELFQQGLIKVVFATETLAAGINMPARTTVISSLSKRTEDGHRLLFSSEFLQMSGRAGRRGKDTQGYVVTLQTRFEGAKEASALAISKPNNLESQFTPSYGMVLNLLQSYTLEKSKELIKRSFGSFLYLGESSGENIILENLDKDLIELKKITSNVSWKDFDAYEKLRNRLKEERRLLKILEKQSAEKLSEEITNALPYIKDGSLISIKAPQMKRKIVPGLICKKIYESQKIKSLLCLTIDNLFILIKPSYIVSIFNDLDAIDVLGLEVPEMYFSGEVFRGDDKSQCYADQIFEVSKKNDLQTPQYDLTTEVLAQQQQINNLEETVTDHPAHRFGDSKKLKKYRKRIIDIEQEINIRKKLLEDKENHNWRTFTDLIQILNHFGCLNDLELTEVGQTVGAIRSENELWIGLVLVSGYLDDLDPPELAAIIQAICVDVRRPNLWCNFKPSLKVIDVFNELDGLRKLVSFQQNEFHIEIPIYLETELTGIISEWARGKKWKDLVFNTSLDEGDVVRIIRRSIDVLSQVQYCNGVSNKLKSKAKLALKAINRFPVSESNDLIKVSEDINPATKRIDNNS is encoded by the coding sequence TTGCTTAATTTAGAGGAATATTTCCCCTTTCCCCTAGATGATTTCCAATTAGAAGCAATACGAGCTATTAATAGCGGAAATTCTGTTGTTTTAACGGCACCAACAGGTTCGGGAAAAACATTGATAGGGGAATTTGCTATATATAGAGGCTTGTCTCATGACAGCAGAGTTTTTTATACAACCCCTTTAAAGGCCCTGTCAAACCAAAAGTTTAGAGATTTTGCTAATCAATATGGAGAGAATAAAGTTGGTCTTTTAACTGGAGATATAAGCATAAATAGAGAAGCACCAATCTTAGTTATGACGACTGAGATTTTTAGGAATATGCTTTATGGCGAATTTGATGAATTTGATGATCCCTTAGAAAATTTAGAATCTGTGATTCTTGATGAATGTCATTATATGAATGATCCCCAAAGAGGCACAGTTTGGGAAGAAACTATTATCCATTGCCCTAGTAGAACTCAAATAATAGCTTTATCAGCAACAATAGCCAATTCAGATCAATTACAAAATTGGATAGAAAAAGTTCATGGCCCCACAGTACTAATTAATAGTGATAAGAGACCAGTCCCACTTGATTTTATTTTTTGTAGTGTTAAAGGCCTCCATCCACTTTTAAATAATAAGGGTAATGGAATTCATCCAAACTGTAAGATTTGGAGAGCTCCTAAAGGGCAGAAAATAAGAGGAAAGGTGGGTAGGATAATGCAACCAAAGTCTCCCTCAATTGGCTTTGTGGTCTCGAAACTAGCTGAACGAAATATGTTGCCAGCTATTTATTTTATTTTTAGTAGAAGAGGATGTGACAAGGCAATTGAGAATATAAAAGATTTAACTTTAGTAAGTTATTCCGAAGCAAGTATGATATCCCAAAAATTAGACGTTTATCTTAAAAATAATCAAGAAGCAATTAAAGATAAATCTCAATGCGAGGCATTAAAACGCGGTATTGCATCTCATCATGCTGGATTATTGCCTGCATGGAAAGAATTGGTTGAGGAATTATTTCAGCAAGGTTTAATAAAAGTTGTTTTTGCAACTGAAACTCTTGCTGCAGGAATAAATATGCCCGCAAGAACAACTGTTATTTCTTCTTTATCAAAAAGGACAGAAGATGGGCATAGATTATTATTTAGCAGTGAATTTTTGCAAATGTCAGGAAGAGCTGGAAGAAGAGGAAAAGATACCCAGGGATATGTTGTTACATTACAAACAAGATTCGAAGGGGCCAAAGAAGCAAGTGCACTGGCTATTAGCAAACCAAATAATTTAGAAAGCCAATTCACTCCCAGCTATGGTATGGTACTGAATCTTTTACAAAGTTATACTTTAGAGAAGTCTAAAGAATTAATTAAAAGAAGTTTTGGTAGTTTTTTATATTTAGGTGAATCATCAGGCGAGAATATAATTCTTGAAAATTTAGATAAGGATTTAATTGAATTAAAAAAAATTACATCTAACGTTTCATGGAAAGATTTTGATGCATACGAAAAGTTAAGAAATCGTCTCAAAGAAGAGAGAAGACTCTTGAAAATTTTAGAAAAACAATCAGCAGAAAAATTATCAGAAGAGATAACTAATGCACTCCCATATATCAAAGATGGAAGCTTAATTTCAATCAAGGCTCCTCAAATGAAAAGAAAAATTGTTCCAGGATTAATTTGCAAGAAAATATATGAATCCCAAAAAATTAAGAGTTTATTGTGTTTGACAATTGATAATTTATTTATTCTTATAAAACCCTCATACATAGTAAGTATTTTTAATGATTTGGATGCAATTGATGTCTTAGGACTCGAAGTGCCAGAGATGTATTTTTCTGGAGAGGTATTTAGGGGAGATGATAAGTCGCAGTGTTATGCGGATCAAATTTTTGAAGTTTCTAAAAAAAATGATTTACAAACTCCACAATATGATTTGACAACGGAAGTTTTGGCACAACAGCAACAAATTAATAATTTAGAAGAAACAGTTACTGATCATCCTGCACACAGATTTGGAGACTCTAAGAAATTAAAGAAATATAGAAAAAGAATTATTGATATTGAACAAGAAATAAATATTAGAAAAAAACTTCTTGAGGATAAAGAAAATCATAACTGGAGAACTTTTACCGATTTGATACAAATTTTGAATCATTTTGGTTGTTTAAATGATTTGGAATTGACAGAAGTTGGACAAACAGTGGGTGCAATAAGAAGTGAAAATGAATTATGGATTGGTCTTGTTTTAGTTAGTGGTTATTTAGACGATTTAGATCCTCCTGAGTTAGCTGCAATTATTCAAGCTATATGTGTTGATGTAAGGAGGCCTAATCTTTGGTGTAATTTCAAGCCTTCTTTAAAGGTAATAGATGTTTTTAATGAATTGGATGGTTTAAGAAAATTAGTCTCATTTCAACAAAATGAGTTTCATATTGAAATTCCTATCTATTTAGAAACAGAGTTGACTGGAATTATTTCTGAATGGGCAAGAGGAAAAAAATGGAAAGATTTGGTTTTTAATACTTCATTAGACGAAGGTGATGTAGTGAGGATTATTAGAAGATCAATTGATGTCCTTTCTCAAGTGCAATACTGTAATGGTGTTAGTAATAAATTAAAAAGCAAAGCAAAGCTAGCATTAAAAGCTATTAATCGTTTTCCTGTTTCTGAATCTAATGATCTTATAAAAGTCTCTGAAGATATTAATCCTGCAACAAAAAGAATTGACAATAATTCTTAA
- the bioD gene encoding dethiobiotin synthase encodes MSSQNSIFKFIICGTDTDIGKTLISSFFVKGLNSFYWKPIQSGIESQTDSQTVEKLAQLSKEKIIKEAYVFTKPLSPHWAAEIDQKTINFDKLRLPKVQGSLIVETAGGLMVPITRNFLQIDQIKQWNLPVILVCKSSLGTLNHTLLSIEALKRRNIEILGLVVNGEKHLDNPKTLVDFSGIPLIAEFPYIKKMDSNNLDILWKELDIKNKLISLLNSKIS; translated from the coding sequence ATGAGCAGTCAGAATAGTATTTTCAAATTTATAATTTGTGGAACAGATACTGATATTGGAAAAACTTTAATAAGCTCTTTTTTCGTTAAAGGATTAAATTCCTTTTATTGGAAGCCTATTCAAAGCGGTATTGAATCGCAAACTGATAGTCAAACTGTTGAAAAACTTGCACAATTAAGTAAAGAGAAAATCATCAAAGAAGCTTATGTCTTTACGAAACCTCTATCTCCTCATTGGGCTGCTGAAATAGATCAAAAAACTATTAACTTTGACAAGTTGAGATTACCAAAAGTGCAAGGCTCATTAATTGTAGAAACTGCAGGTGGATTAATGGTTCCAATAACACGCAATTTTTTGCAAATAGATCAAATAAAACAGTGGAATCTTCCGGTAATACTTGTGTGTAAGAGCTCACTTGGCACTCTTAACCATACCCTACTTAGTATTGAGGCATTAAAACGAAGAAATATTGAGATTTTAGGTTTAGTAGTAAATGGCGAAAAACATCTAGATAATCCAAAAACTCTAGTTGATTTTAGTGGTATTCCGTTAATTGCTGAATTTCCTTACATCAAAAAAATGGACTCAAACAATTTAGATATACTATGGAAAGAACTAGACATCAAGAATAAGTTGATCTCACTTTTAAACTCAAAAATAAGTTAA
- a CDS encoding DUF3143 domain-containing protein — protein sequence MNPSKKPINQNSLQSLELWLNDLGAVKDINNPSKWYLLLSNWNATIIFEQEDLSVIWESEGQETKRLFSYCINREDVENEILQGP from the coding sequence GTGAATCCCTCTAAAAAACCTATTAATCAAAATTCACTTCAATCATTGGAATTGTGGCTAAATGATCTAGGTGCTGTGAAGGATATTAATAATCCATCTAAATGGTATCTGTTACTTTCAAATTGGAATGCAACTATTATTTTTGAACAAGAAGATTTAAGTGTTATCTGGGAAAGTGAAGGACAAGAAACTAAAAGACTATTTTCCTATTGCATTAATAGAGAAGATGTGGAAAATGAAATACTGCAGGGCCCGTAA
- the bioA gene encoding adenosylmethionine--8-amino-7-oxononanoate transaminase, translated as MKSLDSKTPNQDWHPNIWPPFTQINKSKPQIEVTHGKDALLFTKDPKKELIDAISSWWVTLHGHSNEYIADAIFNQSKKLEQVIFADFLHPQAKKLAERLSELTKLERLFFSDNGSTAVEVALKIAFQSWQNRGETRTQIVAFDGAYHGDTFGAMALGERNIFNENFDNLMFPVRRVHWPSTWINDEEVENKENDAVQKLETLLKTPTVAVILEPLVQGAGGMNMVRPQFIKKVSEIIKNNNSLLIADEVLTGFGRCGSLFAFQKAKIVPDLISISKGLTGGFLPMGITLCKEKIFQSFIDDSPRKTFWHGHSFTANPLGCAAANASLDLLEKEPHRYLSFEEKHLSHLIKFKNLPHIKKIRVSGTIAAFDLDIGNKKGYFNNIGKEIKRLAMEQGLFIRPLGNVIYLLPPLCITDDQLEKSYWIIMQILENL; from the coding sequence ATGAAATCTTTGGACTCAAAAACTCCAAATCAAGATTGGCACCCAAATATTTGGCCACCTTTTACACAAATCAATAAAAGCAAACCGCAAATAGAAGTAACTCATGGTAAAGATGCCCTCCTATTTACTAAAGATCCTAAAAAAGAGCTAATAGATGCAATTAGTAGTTGGTGGGTAACCCTTCATGGTCATAGTAACGAATATATTGCGGATGCAATTTTCAATCAATCAAAAAAACTTGAGCAAGTTATATTCGCTGATTTTTTACATCCACAGGCAAAAAAATTGGCAGAAAGACTTAGTGAATTAACAAAACTAGAAAGATTATTCTTTTCTGATAACGGTTCTACTGCAGTGGAAGTCGCTTTAAAAATTGCCTTCCAATCTTGGCAAAATAGAGGAGAGACAAGAACTCAAATAGTAGCTTTTGATGGCGCCTATCATGGCGATACATTTGGGGCAATGGCTTTAGGTGAAAGAAATATTTTTAATGAGAATTTCGATAATCTTATGTTCCCAGTTAGAAGAGTCCACTGGCCTTCAACTTGGATAAACGATGAAGAAGTAGAAAATAAAGAAAATGATGCTGTTCAAAAATTAGAAACTCTACTTAAAACTCCCACAGTTGCAGTGATCCTTGAGCCACTTGTTCAAGGAGCAGGAGGCATGAATATGGTTAGGCCTCAGTTTATAAAAAAAGTTTCAGAAATTATAAAAAATAATAATTCATTGTTAATTGCTGATGAAGTTTTGACTGGGTTTGGAAGATGTGGAAGTCTTTTTGCGTTTCAAAAGGCAAAAATCGTTCCTGACTTAATAAGTATTTCAAAAGGCTTAACTGGTGGATTTTTACCAATGGGAATAACTTTATGCAAAGAAAAAATTTTTCAATCCTTTATTGATGATTCCCCAAGAAAAACTTTTTGGCATGGACATAGTTTTACTGCTAATCCTTTAGGTTGTGCTGCGGCTAACGCTAGCCTTGATTTATTAGAAAAAGAACCACACAGATACCTTTCATTTGAAGAAAAACATTTATCTCACTTAATTAAATTTAAAAACTTACCGCATATAAAAAAGATAAGGGTATCCGGCACAATTGCTGCCTTCGATTTAGATATTGGGAACAAAAAAGGTTATTTCAATAATATTGGCAAAGAAATAAAGAGACTTGCAATGGAGCAAGGTTTATTTATTAGACCCCTTGGGAATGTTATTTATCTCTTACCACCTCTCTGCATAACCGATGATCAATTAGAAAAAAGTTACTGGATAATAATGCAAATTTTAGAAAATCTTTAG